A region of the Actinomycetes bacterium genome:
TGGACGACCGGCTGGTGGTGGCAGTGGTCCCGGTGAGCGGCTCCCTCGACCTCAAGGCGCTGGCCGCCGCCGTTGGCGGCAAGCGGGCCGAGATGGCCGAGGCGGCCGACGCGGAGCGGGCGACCGGCTTCGTCGTGGGCGGCATCAGTCCGGTGGGCCACCGCCGCCGGCTCGACGTGGTGGTGGACGCCACGGCGTCCGGGCTGGAACGGGTCCACGTCTCGGCCGGCCGGCGCGGGCTCCAGATGTCGCTCGCGCCCGCCGACCTGGTCGCGGTCACCGGGGCGCGGGTGGCTCCGGTGGCGCGCCCGGGCTGAGCCGCGAGCGCTCGGCCGCGACCGGGTCCGTGGCGGTCGCGCCCGTGACCGGGTTCGTCGCGGTCAGCCCGGCGTGGTCGGCCCGCTCGGGCAGGCGTTCGGTGCGGTCGGTGCCGTGCGACTCGACGTCCAGGCCGGCGACGACGGCGAAGAACGTGATGACGGCCGCGGTCGGCCAGGCGAGCAGGACGCCGTACGCGGACATCCGCAGCGGCCCCTCGAAGGTGTCGCCGACCCGCGCCCCCTTGGCCGCGGCGGCGATCTCCGGCGGGCTGAGCAGCAGGCCGACCCGCCAGGCGACCAGGGCGCCGACCAGACCGCCGGCGACCAGACCGACCAGGGCGCCGAGGCGCCCCGAGCGCAGCAGCAGAGCGGCGGCCACCGCCGCCAGCACCCCGGCGAGCGCCGCGCACACCGCGAACCAGCCGTCGGCGGCGACCTCGGTCTCGGCCCCGCCGACCTGCAGGACGCCGGTGGCGGTCTTCTCCAGCTCGGCGAGCGGCACGACGACCCGCCACACCACCCCGACGACCACGCCGGCGACCGCGCAGCCGAGCCCCACCAGCAGGCCGGCCCGCAGCTCGGTGCGCAACGGCGGGTCGCCCGGGGAGGTCACTCGGTCACGATACGGAACCGGAAGACGGCGGTGCCGTCGTCCCCGCTGGTCAGTGTCGCGCCGACGCCGGTGACCTGCTCGAGGTCGTCGTCGCCGTCGCCGGGCTCGTCGGTCGACGCGCTCCAGCCGCTGAACAGCGTCTGCACCAACGCGGAGGGGTCGACCCAGGCCGCGGCGTCCGCGTCGGCCAGGTCGGGCAGGGCGGCGGCGAAGCCGGGCTGGTCGCCGAGGTCGCCCGGCGCGACCAGGCGGGCGGCCTGCCGGCCGCTGGTCGCCAGCACGTAGGAGTCGCCGTCGGTGCGCAGCACGACGTCGGCGGGCCCCCCCAGATCGCCCGACAGCAGCGGCCCGAGCAGCCGCTGCGCGCGGCTGGCGTCGGTGCGGACCTTGACGCCCCCCTCGACGCTGCCGATCGCGCCGCTCTCGCCGGCGTCGATGGCACCGACGAGGTTGTCGCCCAGCAGGACGGCGAGGTCCTCGGGCAGCGCGATCCCGCTCTCCTCCTCGAGCGCCGCGATGCCGTCGTCCAGCGCGGCGGTGTCCTCGGCCGAGCGGCGCGCCGACTCGACGAGCAGCGGCGCGAGCTCGTCGCCGTCGGCGATGCCGACCGCGGCCACCGTGCTCGCCGGCAGCACGTCGAGCCCGGTCAGCGGGTGGGTCGCCCACGACGCGGCCTCGGCCCCGCCGACCGACCCGACGACCTCGAAGACGTCCGGCCCGGCGAAGCGGGCGACCATCGTGGTGCGGCCGGCCGACGTACCGAGCCCGTCGCGCCCGGTCGCCAGCCCGCCGAGCCCGAAGCCCATCGGGTCCAGCACGCCGGCCTCCTCGGCGACCGCCGCGTTGTCGACCCAGACCGCTGCGACCCCGTCCTCGACCGAGCCGAGGTCCTCGGCGAAGCGCGGGTCGGCGGCGAGGCTGCCCTGCTCTGCCTTGTCGGCGTAGCGCCGGGCGAGCTCCTGCGACTCCGCGATCAGGGCGTAGTCGCCCGCCACCACGAAGCCGATGTCGCGGGTCCCGCCGACGCCCCCGGCGGAGGCGTCGACCAGGCGGAGCAGCCCGCTCTCGGCCGCGTCGGCGTCGGTGACCTGCAGCGCGACGAGGGCCGGCGCGGTCGTGCGGTCGGCACCGGCCGGGTAGCCGGCGACGGCCAGCCGGTCGCCCAGCCACGGCTCCACGTCGGAGGAGTAGTCGACGTCGCCCCAGCCGGCGTCCTCGGCGACCGCCTCGAACAGCACCTGGCGCACATCGCCGTCGAGCGGGATGTGGTCGCGCAGCGAGGGGAACTGCCGCAGGAACCGGAAGCCGTCGATCTTCTGGCCGGCCGACGGGTCGAGGTCGACCTTGACGAAGGCGATCGCGCCGGCGGGCAGCGCGTCCTCGGGCTGGGCGCCGCCGCCGGACAGCGAGCCCACCGCCCAGCCGACGCCGGCCACCAGACCGAGGACCAGCGCGCCACCCGCGGCGACCAGTGCCCACGGTGCGCGTCGGCGCGGCTCCCCGTCCTCGGCGCTGGTCGCCAGGACGTCAGCAGCGCCGTACGCCCCGAACGGCGGGCCGTGACGCTCGTCGGTGCTGCTCATCTCGGGTGGCCCCCCGGCCGTCGGTGCCGGCGTCGGTGCGCCGGCGTGCTGACCTGTCGGAACGGTATCGGCGCGCACCCGGGTCGCGCTTGAGATCCACGGCGATCGTGGT
Encoded here:
- the ybaK gene encoding Cys-tRNA(Pro) deacylase, with the protein product MARMDRTGGTPATVALTRAGVAFELHPYEPGAASGHHSYGLEAVTALGLDPAQVFKTLVARVDDRLVVAVVPVSGSLDLKALAAAVGGKRAEMAEAADAERATGFVVGGISPVGHRRRLDVVVDATASGLERVHVSAGRRGLQMSLAPADLVAVTGARVAPVARPG
- a CDS encoding DUF3352 domain-containing protein; amino-acid sequence: MSSTDERHGPPFGAYGAADVLATSAEDGEPRRRAPWALVAAGGALVLGLVAGVGWAVGSLSGGGAQPEDALPAGAIAFVKVDLDPSAGQKIDGFRFLRQFPSLRDHIPLDGDVRQVLFEAVAEDAGWGDVDYSSDVEPWLGDRLAVAGYPAGADRTTAPALVALQVTDADAAESGLLRLVDASAGGVGGTRDIGFVVAGDYALIAESQELARRYADKAEQGSLAADPRFAEDLGSVEDGVAAVWVDNAAVAEEAGVLDPMGFGLGGLATGRDGLGTSAGRTTMVARFAGPDVFEVVGSVGGAEAASWATHPLTGLDVLPASTVAAVGIADGDELAPLLVESARRSAEDTAALDDGIAALEEESGIALPEDLAVLLGDNLVGAIDAGESGAIGSVEGGVKVRTDASRAQRLLGPLLSGDLGGPADVVLRTDGDSYVLATSGRQAARLVAPGDLGDQPGFAAALPDLADADAAAWVDPSALVQTLFSGWSASTDEPGDGDDDLEQVTGVGATLTSGDDGTAVFRFRIVTE
- a CDS encoding DUF2567 domain-containing protein, which gives rise to MTSPGDPPLRTELRAGLLVGLGCAVAGVVVGVVWRVVVPLAELEKTATGVLQVGGAETEVAADGWFAVCAALAGVLAAVAAALLLRSGRLGALVGLVAGGLVGALVAWRVGLLLSPPEIAAAAKGARVGDTFEGPLRMSAYGVLLAWPTAAVITFFAVVAGLDVESHGTDRTERLPERADHAGLTATNPVTGATATDPVAAERSRLSPGAPPEPPAPR